The following are from one region of the Lepeophtheirus salmonis chromosome 8, UVic_Lsal_1.4, whole genome shotgun sequence genome:
- the LOC121123589 gene encoding uncharacterized protein: MERSSSSVMMIACFLFMITLIVSSGVEGIVSAPSAQEYLGRYQFYRGWSNKRRLLIVSGKDSELHEVRKSSSYGYRCEMAVRNMNLVLLGEKLSQEIFFFHNEDTHGNYISTRELTHKLRQDIRNHLEYLYDLREGKFWAILVGYDGGLKISFEKVPNFWILFDRVDKTRTRQVEAMKQERDRISCSH, translated from the exons atGGAAAGATCGTCATCATCAGTGATGATGATAGCCTGTTTTCTATTCATGATTACTTTGATTGTTTCCTCTGGTGTTGAAGGAATTGTGAGTGCTCCCTCAGCCCAGGAATATTTGGGACGATATCAATTCTATcg agGTTGGTCGAATAAACGAAGACTTCTTATTGTATCTGGAAAGGACAGTGAACTGCATGAGGTCCGTAAGTCTTCCAGCTATGGATATCGATGTGAAATGGCGGTCCGAAATATGAATTTAG ttCTCCTTGGTGAAAAATTATCGCAAGAAATCTTCTTTTTCCACAATGAGGACACACATGGCAATTATATAAGCACTCGTGAACTAACACATAAACTAAGACAAGACATTCGAAATCACTTGGAGTACTTATACGATCTTAGGGAAGGGAAGTTTTGGGCAATCCTTGTAGGATACGACGGTGGACTGAAAATTTCCTTCGAAAAGGTGCCTAATTTCTGGATTCTTTTTGATAGAGTAGATAAAACAAGGACCAGGCAAGTGGAGGCAATGAAGCAAGAAAGAGATCGTATTTCCTGTTCTCACTAA